Proteins co-encoded in one Medicago truncatula cultivar Jemalong A17 chromosome 8, MtrunA17r5.0-ANR, whole genome shotgun sequence genomic window:
- the LOC11418011 gene encoding floral homeotic protein AGAMOUS isoform X2 — protein sequence MSFPNESMPDSPQRAKIGRGKIEIKRIENTTNRQVTFCKRRNGLLKKAYELSVLCDAEVALIVFSTRGRLYEYANNSVKASIERYKKACSDSSGAKSASESNVQYYQQEAAKLRVQISNLQNHNRQMMGESLSNMNGKDLRNLESKLEKGISRIRSKKNEMLFAELEYMQKRISESEQRSNHNVNVLPGGTSFECMQPQQQFDSRGYFQVNELQPNDQYARQDQMSLQFV from the exons ATGAGTTTTCCAAACGAATCCATGCCAGATTCTCCACAGAGAGCAAAGATTGGAAGAGGGAAGATTGAGATCAAGAGGATTGAGAACACAACGAATCGTCAAGTTACGTTCTGCAAGCGTAGAAATGGCTTGCTTAAGAAGGCATATGAATTATCTGTGCTTTGTGATGCTGAAGTTGCTCTTATAGTCTTCTCGACTCGCGGCCGCCTCTATGAATATGCAAATAACAG TGTCAAAGCATCAATTGAGAGGTACAAGAAAGCATGTTCAGATTCTTCTGGTGCTAAATCAGCTTCTGAGTCTAATGTTCAG TATTACCAGCAAGAAGCTGCCAAACTGCGTGTGCAAATCAGTAACTTGCAGAATCATAACAG GCAAATGATGGGTGAATCTTTGAGCAATATGAATGGTAAGGATCTCAGAAACCTTGAGAGTAAATTAGAAAAAGGAATTAGCAGAATTCGTTCCAAGAAG AATGAAATGCTGTTTGCAGAACTTGAGTACATGCAGAAGAGG ATATCAGAAAGTGAGCAGAGGAGCAACCATAATGTTAATGTGTTGCCTGGGGGCACAAGCTTTGAATGCATGCAACCTCAGCAGCAGTTCGACTCTCGTGGCTACTTCCAAGTGAACGAATTACAACCCAATGATCAGTATGCCAGGCAAGATCAGATGTCTCTTCAATTTGTGTAA
- the LOC11418011 gene encoding floral homeotic protein AGAMOUS isoform X1 has protein sequence MSFPNESMPDSPQRAKIGRGKIEIKRIENTTNRQVTFCKRRNGLLKKAYELSVLCDAEVALIVFSTRGRLYEYANNSVKASIERYKKACSDSSGAKSASESNVQYYQQEAAKLRVQISNLQNHNRQMMGESLSNMNGKDLRNLESKLEKGISRIRSKKNEMLFAELEYMQKREVELHNSNQVLRAKISESEQRSNHNVNVLPGGTSFECMQPQQQFDSRGYFQVNELQPNDQYARQDQMSLQFV, from the exons ATGAGTTTTCCAAACGAATCCATGCCAGATTCTCCACAGAGAGCAAAGATTGGAAGAGGGAAGATTGAGATCAAGAGGATTGAGAACACAACGAATCGTCAAGTTACGTTCTGCAAGCGTAGAAATGGCTTGCTTAAGAAGGCATATGAATTATCTGTGCTTTGTGATGCTGAAGTTGCTCTTATAGTCTTCTCGACTCGCGGCCGCCTCTATGAATATGCAAATAACAG TGTCAAAGCATCAATTGAGAGGTACAAGAAAGCATGTTCAGATTCTTCTGGTGCTAAATCAGCTTCTGAGTCTAATGTTCAG TATTACCAGCAAGAAGCTGCCAAACTGCGTGTGCAAATCAGTAACTTGCAGAATCATAACAG GCAAATGATGGGTGAATCTTTGAGCAATATGAATGGTAAGGATCTCAGAAACCTTGAGAGTAAATTAGAAAAAGGAATTAGCAGAATTCGTTCCAAGAAG AATGAAATGCTGTTTGCAGAACTTGAGTACATGCAGAAGAGG GAGGTAGAGTTGCATAATAGTAACCAAGTTCTTAGAGCAAAG ATATCAGAAAGTGAGCAGAGGAGCAACCATAATGTTAATGTGTTGCCTGGGGGCACAAGCTTTGAATGCATGCAACCTCAGCAGCAGTTCGACTCTCGTGGCTACTTCCAAGTGAACGAATTACAACCCAATGATCAGTATGCCAGGCAAGATCAGATGTCTCTTCAATTTGTGTAA
- the LOC11411285 gene encoding GDSL esterase/lipase At1g29670, protein MDHKTKLWMVFFFFSSATYCVVGKPQVPCLFIFGDSLSDSGNNNNLATDAKVNYRPYGIDFPAGPTGRFTNGRTSIDIITELLGFDHFIPPYANTHGADIVQGVNYASGAAGIRNETGTQLGPNISMGLQLQHHTDIVSQIAKKLGYDKVQQHLNKCLYYVNIGSNDFLNNYFLPQHYPTKGKYTTDQYAAALVQELSTYLKAIHGLGARKFSLVGLSLLGCVPHEISTHGKNDSRCIQEENNAALLFNDKLKPLVDHLNKELTDSKFIFINSAVIRLSQLKLQDLVKCCKVGSNGQCIPNTKPCKARNLHPFFDAFHPTEVVNKLSANLAYNAPAPSFAYPMDIGRLVKL, encoded by the exons atgGATCATAAGACTAAGTTATGGAtggtgtttttcttcttctcaagtGCAACATATTGTGTTGTTGGGAAGCCCCAAGTACCATGTCTTTTCATTTTTGGAGATTCTTTATCAGACAGTGGAAACAACAATAACCTAGCTACCGATGCCAAAGTTAATTACAGGCCTTATGGGATTGATTTTCCAGCTGGTCCTACCGGAAGATTTACCAATGGCCGTACTTCAATTGACATAATCA CTGAACTTTTGGGATTTGACCATTTTATCCCACCTTATGCAAATACCCATGGTGCAGACATAGTTCAAGGTGTTAATTATGCATCCGGTGCAGCAGGGATCCGCAATGAGACTGGAACACAGTTG GGTCCAAATATCAGCATGGGATTGCAGTTACAACATCACACAGACATTGTTTCCCAAATTGCTAAGAAACTTGGATATGACAAAGTGCAACAACACCTTAACAAGTGTTTGTATTATGTGAATATAGGCAGCAATGATTTCCTTAACAATTACTTCCTGCCACAACATTATCCAACTAAAGGAAAGTACACTACTGATCAGTATGCTGCAGCTCTTGTCCAAGAATTATCAACTTATTTAAAG GCTATACATGGGCTTGGAGCAAGAAAGTTTTCTTTAGTTGGATTAAGCCTTCTAGGTTGCGTTCCACATGAAATTTCTACCCATGGGAAAAATGATTCAAGGTGTATTCAAGAGGAGAATAATGCAGCACTACTTTTCAATGACAAACTTAAACCCCTCGTTGACCATTTGAATAAAGAATTAACTGATTCCAAATTCATCTTCATTAACAGTGCTGTCATAAGACTTAGTCAGTTAAAGCTACAAG ATCTTGTGAAATGTTGCAAAGTGGGGTCAAACGGACAGTGTATCCCTAATACGAAACCGTGCAAGGCAAGAAACCTACATCCATTTTTTGATGCATTTCATCCAACTGAGGTGGTCAACAAATTGTCTGCAAACTTAGCTTATAATGCTCCTGCTCCATCCTTTGCATACCCAATGGATATCGGTCGTCTTGTTAAATTGTAA
- the LOC11413818 gene encoding GDSL esterase/lipase At5g45670 has translation MAFEDVINMFALLVVVLGLWSGVGADPQVPCYFIFGDSLVDNGNNNGLQSLARADYLPYGIDFGGPTGRFSNGKTTVDAIAELLGFDDYIPPYASASDDAILKGVNYASAAAGIREETGRQLGARLSFSAQVQNYQSTVSQVVNILGTEDQAASHLSKCIYSIGLGSNDYLNNYFMPQFYNTHDQYTPDEYADDLIQSYTEQLRTLYNNGARKMVLFGIGQIGCSPNELATRSADGVTCVEEINSANQIFNNKLKGLVDQFNNQLPDSKVIYVNSYGIFQDIISNPSAYGFSVTNAGCCGVGRNNGQFTCLPLQTPCENRREYLFWDAFHPTEAGNVVVAQRAYSAQSPDDAYPIDISHLAQL, from the exons ATGGCATTTGAGGATGTCATAAACATGTTTGCATTGTTGGTTGTTGTGCTTGGTTTGTGGAGTGGAGTTGGAGCTGATCCACAAGTTCCTTGTTACTTCATATTTGGTGATTCTTTGGTGGATAATGGTAACAACAATGGTCTTCAATCTTTGGCTAGAGCTGATTACCTTCCTTATGGAATTGACTTTGGTGGACCTACTGGAAGGTTTTCCAACGGAAAAACCACTGTTGATGCAATTG CTGAGCTATTGGGATTCGATGATTATATTCCACCCTATGCATCTGCTAGTGATGATGCCATACTCAAAGGAGTCAATTATGCTTCTGCAGCAGCTGGAATTAGAGAGGAAACTGGACGGCAACTG GGAGCTCGCCTTAGTTTTAGTGCCCAAGTGCAAAATTACCAAAGCACTGTGTCACAAGTGGTGAATATACTAGGAACTGAGGATCAAGCTGCAAGTCACTTGAGCAAGTGTATTTACTCAATTGGATTGGGTAGCAATGATTACTTGAACAACTATTTCATGCCTCAATTCTATAACACACACGATCAGTATACACCAGATGAGTATGCTGATGATCTTATTCAATCATATACTGAACAACTTAGA ACTCTTTATAACAACGGAGCAAGGAAAATGGTACTATTTGGGATTGGTCAAATAGGCTGCAGCCCAAATGAATTGGCTACAAGGAGCGCAGATGGCGTAACATGTGTGGAAGAAATCAATTCAGCAAACCaaatattcaacaacaaattGAAAGGTCTTGTTGATCAGTTTAACAACCAGCTTCCTGATTCAAAAGTTATCTACGTAAATTCTTATGGTATTTTTCAAGATATTATAAGCAACCCTTCAGCTTATG gTTTTAGTGTTACAAATGCTGGATGCTGTGGAGTAGGAAGAAACAATGGTCAATTTACATGTCTACCATTGCAAACACCATGTGAGAACAGAAGAGAGTATTTGTTTTGGGATGCTTTTCATCCAACTGAAGCTGgaaatgttgttgttgctcAGAGAGCTTACAGTGCTCAATCTCCAGATGATGCTTATCCTATTGATATTAGCCACTTAGCTCAGCTCTGA